One region of Glycine max cultivar Williams 82 chromosome 9, Glycine_max_v4.0, whole genome shotgun sequence genomic DNA includes:
- the LOC100778236 gene encoding protein LURP-one-related 15 isoform X2 encodes MANQFSVISPSYCAPYALNLQINTEKGVTYDINGNPVFYVKDALFTLHDRRVLYDNQGNSIVTLYKKNMTLHGRCQVFKGKSNDSSELLFSVKRSSMIQYSVMKLDVFLANNRNENVCDFRVNFCRDKSSCIVYASESPTIVATINGGLNVLVYPYVDYAFIVALLMIVNEMKDYYDELMDVALGVTFAALGNIN; translated from the exons ATGGCAAACCAATTCTCAGTTATCAGCCCTTCCTATTGTGCTCCTTATGCTCTCAATCTACAAATTAATACAGAGAAAGGTGTCACTTACGACATAAACGGTAACCCTGTCTTTTATGTAAAAGATGCTTTATTCACTCTTCACGATCGTCGTGTCTTGTATGATAATCAAGGAAACTCCATCGTAACTCTATACAAGAAG aaTATGACGTTGCATGGGCGATGCCAAGTTTTCAAGGGTAAAAGCAACGATTCCTCTGAATTGCTCTTTTCGGTGAAGAGATCGTCAATGATCCAGTATAGTGTGATGAAATTAGATGTCTTCCTCGCTAACAACAGAAATGAAAATGTTTGTGATTTTAGAGTCAACTTTTGTAGAGATAAAAGCTCATGCATTGTTTATGCTTCTGAATCTCCTACAATTGTTGCCACG ATTAATGGCGGCCTCAATGTTTTGGTCTATCCCTACGTGGACTATGCATTCATTGTGGCACTACTTATGATTGTTAACGAGATGAAAGATTATTATGATGAACTGATGGATGTGGCCTTAGGAGTGACATTTGCCGCATTGggtaatataaattaa
- the LOC100778777 gene encoding DNA-directed RNA polymerase II subunit RPB1 has product MDVRFPFSPAEVAKVATVQFGIISPDEIVIISFRQMSVVQIEHGETTERGKPKIGGLSDPRLGTIDRKLKCDTCTGSMAECPGHFGHLELAKPMFHIGFLKTVLAIMRCVCFNCSKILANEDDHKFKLALRIRNPKNRLRKILDACKNKSKCEGGDDIDIHGKDTGEPVKKSRGGCGAQQPKITIEGMKINAEYKAQRKKSDDQEQLPEPVERKQTLSAERVLSVLKRISDEDCQLLGLNPQYARPDWMILQVLPIPPQPVRPSVMMDTSSRSEDDLTHQLAMIIRHNENLKRQEKNGSPAHIISEFVQLLQFHVATYFDNELPGLPRATQRSGRPIKSICSRLKAKEGRIRGNLMGKRVDFSARTVITPDPTINIDQLGVPWSIALNLTYPETVTPYNIERLKELVEYGPHPPPGKTGAKYIIRDDGQRLDLRYLKKSSDHHLELGYKVERHLNDGDFVLFNRQPSLHKMSIMGHRIKIMPYSTFRLNLSVTSPYNADFDGDEMNMHVPQSLETRAEVLELMMVPKCIVSPQSNKPVMGIVQDTLLGCRKITKRDTFITKDVFMNILMWWEDFDGKVPAPTILKPEPLWTGKQVFNLIIPKQINLIRFSSWHSDDERGPITPGDTMVRIEKGELLTGTLCKKTLGASAGSLIHVIWEEVGPDAARKFLGHTQWLVNYWLLQNAFSMGIGDTIADASTMEAINQTISLAKEKVKQLIRDAQEKKLEAEPGRTMMDSFENRVNQTLNKARDDAGNSAGNSLSESNNLKAMVTAGSKGSNINISQMTACVGQQNVEGKRIPYGFVDRTLPHFTKDDHGPESRGFVENSYLRGLTPQEFFFHAMGGREGLIDTAVKTSETGYIQRRLVKAMEDIMLKYDGTVRNSLGDVIQFLYGEDGMDAIWIETQKLDTLKMKKTEFDRVFRYEFDEENWKPNYMLQEPVEDLKTIREFRNVFEAEVQKLEADRHQLAIEIASNGDNSLPLPVNLKRLIWNAQKTFKVDFRRPSDMHPMEIVEAIDKLQERLKVVPGEDALSQEAQKNATLLFNILLRSTFASKRVLEEYRLSRESFEWVVGEIESRFLQSLVVPGEMIGVVAAQSIGEPATQMTLNTFHFAGVSAKNVTLGVPRLRELINVAKSIKTPSLSVYLKPDAGKTKERAKTVQCALEYTTLRSVTQATEVWYDPDPMSTIIEEDVDFVMSYYEMPDEEVALEKISPWLLRVELNREMMVDKKLSMADIAQKINLEFDDDLSCIFNDDNAEKLILRIRIMNDDAPKGEVQDESAEDDVFLKKIETNMLTEMTLRGIPDINKVFIKNAKVQKFDENEGFKSNGEWMLDTEGVNLLAVMCHEDVDATRTTSNHLIEVIEVLGIEAVRRSLLDELRIVISFDGSYVNYRHLAILCETMTYRGHLMAITRHGINRNDTGPMMRCSFEETVDILLDAAAYAETDSLRGVTENIILGQLAPIGTGQCALYLNDGMLKNAIELQLPSYTDGLDFGIMSGATPYHEGTMMSPSYLLSPNLRLSPSSDAQFSPYVGGMAFSPSSSPGYSPSSPGYSPSSPGYSPTSPGYSPTSPGYSPTSPTYSPSSPGYSPTSPAYSPTSPSYSPTSPAYSPTSPAYSSTSPAYSPTSPSYSPTSPAYSPTSPSYSLTSPSYSPTSPSYSPTSPSYSPTSPAYSPTSPSYSPTSPSYSPTSPSYNPQSAKYSPSLAYSPSSPRLSPTSPNYSPTSPSYSPTSPSYSPSSPTYSPSSPYNSGVSPDYSPTSPQFSPSAGYSPSQPGYSPSSTSQDTPQTSDKDE; this is encoded by the exons ATGGATGTTCGATTCCCTTTCTCCCCAGCTGAGGTCGCCAAAGTTGCCACGGTTCAGTTTGGAATTATCAGTCCCGACGAGATCGTAATTATCTCTTTT AGGCAAATGTCTGTGGTGCAAATCGAGCACGGTGAGACAACCGAGAGAGGGAAGCCGAAGATCGGAGGATTGAGCGACCCTCGGCTCGGAACTATTGACAGAAAGCTCAAGTGTGACACTTGTACGGGCAGTATGGCTGAGTGCCCTGGCCATTTTGGCCACTTGGAGCTTGCCAAGCCAATGTTCCATATTGGGTTTTTGAAGACTGTATTAGCTATAATGCGTTGTGTTTGCTTCAACTGCTCcaaaattctagctaatgag GATGATCACAAGTTCAAGCTAGCTTTAAGAATCAGGAATCCCAAAAATAGGCTGAGAAAGATTCTGGATGCCTGCAAAAACAAAAGCAAGTGCGAAGGGGGAGATGATATTGACATTCATGGTAAAGATACCGGGGAGCCGGTTAAAAAGAGTCGCGGTGGCTGCGGTGCTCAGCAGCCGAAGATTACTATTGAGGGGATGAAAATAAATGCAGAGTATAAAGCTCAGAGGAAGAAAAGTGATGACCAAGAACAGCTTCCCGAACCCGTGGAAAGGAAACAGACTCTTTCTGCAGAAAGG GTTCTTAGTGTTCTGAAAAGGATAAGCGACGAGGACTGTCAGTTGTTGGGCTTGAATCCTCAGTACGCTCGTCCTGACTGGATGATTTTACAAGTTCTTCCAATTCCTCCTCAACCTGTTAGGCCTTCTGTAATGATGGACACATCCTCCAGGAGTGAG GATGATTTAACTCACCAACTGGCCATGATCATCAGGCACAATGAGAATCTGAAGAGACAGGAGAAGAATGGATCTCCTGCACATATTATTTCCGAGTTTGTGCAGTTATTGCAGTTCCACGTAGCAACATATTTTGATAATGAGTTACCTGGATTGCCAAGG GCTACTCAGAGATCTGGAAGGCCAATCAAATCAATATGTAGCAGGCTCAAGGCAAAAGAAGGCCGGATTAGAGGTAACTTGATGGGTAAAAGAGTTGATTTTTCTGCTCGAACAGTCATTACACCTGATCCAACTATCAACATTGATCAATTGGGAGTACCATGGAGTATTGCGTTGAATCTAACATACCCTGAGACTGTGACTCCATATAACATTGAAAG gTTGAAGGAACTTGTTGAGTATGGACCCCATCCTCCACCTGGAAAAACTGGTGCCAAGTATATCATTCGTGATGACGGACAAAGACTTGATCTCAGATATTTAAAGAAAAGCAGTGATCACCATTTGGAGCTTGGCTACAAG GTCGAGCGTCATTTGAATGATGGAGACTTTGTTCTCTTCAATCGTCAGCCTAGTCTTCATAAAATGTCTATCATGGGACACAGAATCAAAATCATGCCTTATTCTACTTTCCGGCTTAACTTGTCCGTAACTTCACCATATAATGCTGATTTTGACGGGGACGAAATGAATATGCATGTTCCTCAGAGTTTAGAAACCAGAGCTGAGGTGTTAGAGCTGATGATGGTGCCTAAATGCATTGTGTCACCACAGTCAAACAAGCCAGTGATGGGAATTGTCCAAGATACACTTCTAGGATGCAGGAAAATCACCAAGAGAGACACTTTCATCACAAAG GATGTTTTTATGAACATATTGATGTGGTGGGAAGATTTTGATGGGAAAGTTCCTGCTCCTACAATATTGAAGCCAGAACCATTGTGGACAGGGAAACAAGTTTTCAATCTCATCATTCCTAAACAAATAAATCTAATTAGATTTTCGAGCTGGCATAGTGATGATGAACGGGGACCCATAACCCCTGGGGATACCATGGTTAGAATTGAAAAAGGGGAACTACTTACCGGAACACTTTGCAAAAAGACTCTTGGAGCATCCGCCGGAAGTCTCATTCATGTGATTTG GGAAGAGGTTGGCCCTGATGCAGCTCGGAAATTTCTTGGTCATACTCAGTGGCTTGTAAACTACTGGCTTTTGCAGAATGCTTTTAGCATGGGAATTGGTGATACAATAGCTGATGCTTCCACTATGGAAGCCATAAATCAGACTATTTCATTAGCTAAGGAGAAAGTGAAACAACTTATCAGGGATGCTCAAGAGAAGAAGTTGGAGGCCGAACCTGGTCGGACAATGATGGATTCATTTGAAAATAGAGTGAACCAG aCTCTAAATAAAGCTCGTGATGATGCTGGAAACAGTGCTGGAAATAGTTTATCTGAGAGCAACAATCTGAAAGCAATGGTGACAGCTGGTTCGAAAGGAAGTAACATCAACATATCTCAAATGACTGCTTGTGTGGGGCAACAGAACGTTGAGGGGAAGCGAATTCCATACGGATTCGTAGACCGGACATTGCCTCACTTCACAAAAGATGATCATGGGCCTGAAAGTCGTGGCTTTGTGGAGAACTCATATCTACGTGGACTGACCCCTCAAGAGTTCTTTTTCCATGCCATGGGTGGTAGGGAAGGTCTTATTGATACTGCCGTGAAGACCTCCGAAACCGGGTACATTCAGAGGCGACTCGTGAAGGCTATGGAGGACATCATGCTTAAATATGATGGGACAGTTAGAAACTCTTTGGGAGACGTCATACAATTTCTCTACGGAGAAGATGGTATGGACGCTATTTGGATTGAAACACAGAAGCTGGATACccttaaaatgaagaaaacagaATTTGATAGGGTGTTTAGGTATGAATTTGACGAGGAAAACTGGAAGCCTAATTACATGCTTCAAGAGCCTGTAGAAGACTTGAAAACCATCAGAGAGTTTCGTAATGTGTTTGAGGCAGAAGTTCAAAAGCTTGAAGCTGATAGACATCAACTCGCAATAGAGATAGCCTCTAATGGTGACAATTCTCTGCCACTGCCTGTTAACCTCAAGAGGCTTATCTGGAATGCTCAGAAGACATTTAAGGTTGACTTCCGAAGGCCTTCTGATATGCATCCAATGGAAATTGTGGAAGCCATCGATAAGCTCCAGGAGCGGCTTAAGGTTGTTCCCGGCGAGGACGCCTTGAGTCAAGAAGCTCAAAAGAATGCTACTCTCCTCTTCAATATTCTGCTCCGCAGCACTTTCGCCAGTAAAAGGGTCTTGGAGGAATACAGGCTTTCTCGCGAGTCATTTGAGTGGGTAGTCGGAGAAATAGAATCAAGGTTCTTGCAGTCGCTTGTGGTCCCCGGAGAAATGATTGGTGTCGTGGCTGCACAATCAATTGGTGAACCTGCTACTCAGATGACTCTCAACACTTTCCACTTTGCCGGTGTCAGCGCAAAGAACGTTACTCTTGGTGTTCCTAGGTTAAGGGAACTCATTAATGTCGCCAAGAGTATTAAAACGCCTTCTCTCTCTGTGTACTTGAAACCTGATGCTGGTAAGACTAAAGAGAGAGCCAAGACTGTGCAGTGTGCTTTAGAATATACCACTCTCAGGAGTGTCACTCAAGCTACAGAGGTGTGGTATGATCCAGACCCGATGAGTACAATAATTGAAGAGGATGTGGATTTTGTCATGTCCTACTATGAAATGCCCGATGAAGAAGTTGCTCTTGAAAAAATCTCACCTTGGTTGCTTCGCGTGGAGCTGAATCGTGAAATGATGGTGGATAAGAAGTTGAGTATGGCTGACATTGCACAGAAGATTAACCTTGAATTTGATGATGATTTGAGTTGTATATTTAACGATGACAATGCTGAAAAACTTATACTTCGTATCCGTATAATGAATGATGATGCACCAAAGGGTGAGGTTCAGGATGAATCCGCTGAAGATGATGTTTTCTTGAAGAAAATAGAAACCAACATGCTGACTGAAATGACTCTACGAGGAATCCCAGACATAAACaaggtttttataaaaaatgcgAAAGTTCAGAAGTTTGATGAGAACGAAGGTTTTAAGTCTAATGGGGAATGGATGCTTGATACCGAAGGTGTGAACCTGCTAGCTGTGATGTGCCATGAAGATGTTGACGCGACAAGGACAACAAGCAACCACTTGATTGAGGTTATTGAAGTTCTTGGTATTGAGGCAGTTAGGCGATCTCTACTGGATGAATTGAGAATTGTAATTTCGTTTGACGGTTCTTATGTAAATTACAGGCATTTGGCTATTCTATGTGAAACAATGACGTATAGGGGGCATTTAATGGCAATAACACGTCACGGCATCAACAGGAATGATACAGGGCCAATGATGAGATGCTCATTTGAAGAGACAGTTGATATTCTGCTTGATGCTGCAGCATATGCAGAGACTGATAGCTTGAGGGGAGTCACAGAAAACATAATCTTAGGGCAGCTCGCCCCCATTGGGACAGGCCAATGTGCCTTGTATCTTAATGATGGCATGCTGAAGAATGCCATTGAGCTACAACTGCCTAGTTATACAGATGGTCTTGATTTCGGTATCATGTCTGGAGCAACTCCATATCATGAAGGCACCATGATGTCTCCCAGTTATCTGTTGAGCCCCAATTTACGCCTGTCTCCTAGTTCGGATGCACAGTTTTCGCCTTATGTTGGCGGCATGGCgttttctccttcttcatctCCTGGTTATAGTCCATCATCCCCCGGCTATAGTCCATCTTCGCCCGGGTACAGCCCCACGTCGCCCGGTTACAGTCCCACTTCCCCCGGTTACAGTCCCACCTCTCCAACTTATAGCCCTAGCTCTCCCGGATATAGTCCAACAAGTCCAGCTTATTCGCCTACATCTCCCAGCTACAGCCCCACCTCACCTGCATACAGCCCAACTTCTCCTGCATACAGCTCCACTTCACCTGCATACAGTCCTACTTCTCCATCATACAGCCCCACTTCACCTGCATATAGTCCTACTTCTCCATCATATAGCCTGACATCTCCTTCCTACAGTCCAACTTCACCCTCTTACAGCCCCACGTCTCCCTCATATAGTCCTACCTCTCCTGCATACAGCCCCACATCTCCCTCATATAGCCCAACATCTCCATCTTATAGTCCTACTTCCCCCAGTTACAATCCACAATCAGCAAAATATAGTCCTTCGTTAGCTTATTCTCCAAGCAGTCCAAGATTGTCTCCCACATCTCCAAACTATAG ccCGACGTCTCCCTCGTATTCACCAACATCTCCTTCTTATTCTCCATCAAGCCCAACATACAGTCCCAGCAG tCCATATAATTCTGGTGTGAGCCCGGACTATAGCCCAACTTCCCCCCAATTTAG TCCCAGTGCGGGTTACTCACCAAGTCAACCCGGTTACTCACCGTCGTCAACCAGCCAGGACACTCCACAAACTAGTGACAAGGATGAATGA
- the LOC100778236 gene encoding protein LURP-one-related 15 isoform X1, which yields MANQFSVISPSYCAPYALNLQINTEKGVTYDINGNPVFYVKDALFTLHDRRVLYDNQGNSIVTLYKKNMTLHGRCQVFKGKSNDSSELLFSVKRSSMIQYSVMKLDVFLANNRNENVCDFRVNFCRDKSSCIVYASESPTIVATMQINGGLNVLVYPYVDYAFIVALLMIVNEMKDYYDELMDVALGVTFAALGNIN from the exons ATGGCAAACCAATTCTCAGTTATCAGCCCTTCCTATTGTGCTCCTTATGCTCTCAATCTACAAATTAATACAGAGAAAGGTGTCACTTACGACATAAACGGTAACCCTGTCTTTTATGTAAAAGATGCTTTATTCACTCTTCACGATCGTCGTGTCTTGTATGATAATCAAGGAAACTCCATCGTAACTCTATACAAGAAG aaTATGACGTTGCATGGGCGATGCCAAGTTTTCAAGGGTAAAAGCAACGATTCCTCTGAATTGCTCTTTTCGGTGAAGAGATCGTCAATGATCCAGTATAGTGTGATGAAATTAGATGTCTTCCTCGCTAACAACAGAAATGAAAATGTTTGTGATTTTAGAGTCAACTTTTGTAGAGATAAAAGCTCATGCATTGTTTATGCTTCTGAATCTCCTACAATTGTTGCCACG aTGCAGATTAATGGCGGCCTCAATGTTTTGGTCTATCCCTACGTGGACTATGCATTCATTGTGGCACTACTTATGATTGTTAACGAGATGAAAGATTATTATGATGAACTGATGGATGTGGCCTTAGGAGTGACATTTGCCGCATTGggtaatataaattaa
- the LOC121172791 gene encoding uncharacterized protein, which yields MTINSKIGTAMVSYIKKLDISSLSSTHNLSLIWSWLKANPHNFFNSLCIALIHRRA from the exons ATGACCATAAATAGTAAGATAGGCACTGCTATGGTTTCTTATATCAAGAAATTGGATATCTCTAGTCTGAGCAGCACTCACA ACCTTTCCTTGATCTGGTCCTGGTTGAAAGCCAATCCCCACAACTTTTTTAACTCCTTGTGTATCGCCTTGATTCACAGACGAGCCTAA